In Juglans microcarpa x Juglans regia isolate MS1-56 chromosome 7D, Jm3101_v1.0, whole genome shotgun sequence, the following are encoded in one genomic region:
- the LOC121239214 gene encoding mogroside IE synthase-like — MEKETSASRAHCLVLAYPAQGHINPLLEFSKRLEHKGSVKVTLVTTHFISKNMHKEASPIALEAISDGYDEGGIAQAENIQSYFERFRRVGSQTLTQLLEKLSSSGCPVNCIVYDAVLPWALDIAKKYGLFGAAFFTQACAVDIIYHHVHKGVLKLPLSEPEILLPGLPPLEPQDMPSFIYNLGSYPAFFDVNLEQFSNVHKADWVLCNTFYELEQEAVDWMSKIMPLRTVGPTIPSMFLDKRLEGDVDYGFEIFKPNTDACVKWLNDRPKGSVVYVSFGSMAALEAEQMQELAWGLRMSNNYFLWVVRASEEAKLPKNFVEETSEKGLVVGWCPQLEVLAHEAVGCFVTHCGWNSTLEAMSLGVTMVAMPQWTDQSTNAKYIMDFWKMGLKAPVDEKGLVRREAAAHCIREIMEGERGEEIKKNAFKWRKLAKEAVDKGGSSDKNIEEFVAKLVAGLP, encoded by the exons ATGGAGAAGGAAACAAGTGCGTCCAGAGCTCATTGTTTAGTCTTAGCCTATCCAGCTCAAGGACACATTAATCCCTTGCTCGAATTCTCCAAGCGCTTGGAGCACAAAGGATCAGTAAAAGTTACACTTGTTACCACCCACTTCATCTCCAAGAACATGCATAAAGAAGCCAGCCCCATTGCACTCGAGGCCATCTCCGACGGCTATGACGAAGGAGGGATAGCGCAGGCAGAGAACATCCAGTCCTACTTTGAGCGCTTTCGTCGAGTGGGGTCGCAGACTCTGACGCAGCTCCTCGAGAAACTTTCTAGCTCAGGCTGCCCTGTTAACTGTATTGTTTACGATGCTGTCTTGCCTTGGGCTCTAGACATAGCCAAAAAGTATGGGTTATTTGGGGCTGCGTTTTTCACTCAAGCCTGTGCTGTTGATATTATATACCACCATGTCCACAAAGGAGTGCTGAAACTCCCTCTATCGGAGCCAGAAATTTTGCTTCCTGGTTTGCCACCTCTTGAACCTCAGGACATGCCGTCCTTCATTTATAATTTGGGATCCTACCCAGCTTTCTTTGACGTGAATTTGGAACAATTCTCCAATGTTCACAAAGCTGATTGGGTCCTTTGCAACACGTTTTATGAGCTGGAGCAAGAG GCGGTAGATTGGATGTCAAAGATAATGCCATTGAGGACAGTGGGGCCAACTATTCCATCAATGTTCTTAGACAAGCGGCTTGAAGGTGACGTAGACTATGGTTTCGAAATCTTTAAACCAAACACCGATGCCTGCGTGAAATGGTTAAATGATCGTCCAAAAGGGTCGGTTGTTTATGTTTCTTTCGGGAGTATGGCTGCTCTTGAGGCTGAGCAAATGCAAGAACTAGCATGGGGTCTGAGGATGAGCAACAACTATTTCTTGTGGGTGGTCAGGGCCTCAGAAGAGGCAAAGCTCCCCAAAAACTTTGTGGAGGAGACGTCGGAGAAGGGATTAGTGGTTGGATGGTGTCCTCAGTTGGAGGTTTTAGCACACGAGGCGGTGGGATGCTTTGTGACACACTGTGGGTGGAACTCTACGTTGGAGGCCATGAGCTTGGGCGTTACAATGGTGGCAATGCCACAATGGACAGACCAAAGCACGAATGCAAAGTATATTAtggatttttggaagatgggacTTAAAGCTCCGGTGGATGAGAAAGGGTTAGTGAGGCGAGAAGCAGCGGCGCACTGCATAAGGGAGATaatggaaggagagagaggagaagagataaagaaaaatgcCTTCAAATGGAGAAAATTGGCAAAAGAGGCTGTTGACAAAGGTGGAAGTTCTGACAAAAACATTGAAGAATTTGTAGCTAAACTGGTTGCTGGTTTGCCGTAG